In Carassius carassius chromosome 7, fCarCar2.1, whole genome shotgun sequence, one genomic interval encodes:
- the LOC132143676 gene encoding thymosin beta-11: MSDKPNLEEVTSFDKTKLKKTETQEKNPLPSKETIEQEKQASS, encoded by the exons ATGTCTGACAAACCAAACCTTGAGGAGGTCACCAGCTTTGACAAAACCAAGCTGAAGAAGACTGAGACGCAGGAGAAAAACCCACTGCCATCTAAAGAAA CCATTGAACAGGAGAAGCAGGCGTCCTCGTGA